DNA from Bacteroidota bacterium:
GTAAAGCAGGGTGCGCATGATGCCCATCTGCGCCGATGCGCTTTGGGTAATTGCCAGCAGCAGCGGCGGACAAAGGTTGATGCTGCTGATGATCCCCCAAAGAAAAGGAATGGTTTCTCGGCGCAGGTGAAAACGTTTGATGATTTTCTGTCCTGTGCTTATTTTACAGGCCTGTTTTTTTTTATAAAGTTGATTATATAACAGGATGGCTGAAAATATCATAAAACCGCCTCCGGTAATAATGGATTTCCCGGTATAGTTAAACAGGATGAATGATTGGCCAATAGCTGCTGCAAAAACGCCAATGGACAGGTAAGTAAGCAGTCGGGCGCTGAGGTAAATTGCCAGTATCTGAATACTCATTCCCACCGTTCCCTGCCGCGAAAGCATATAGGGGAACAGTACAATCCCGCACGAAGCCAGACACACCGCACCGCTCGAAAGTCCCAATATAAATGCTTCATTCATTG
Protein-coding regions in this window:
- a CDS encoding sulfite exporter TauE/SafE family protein, producing the protein MNEAFILGLSSGAVCLASCGIVLFPYMLSRQGTVGMSIQILAIYLSARLLTYLSIGVFAAAIGQSFILFNYTGKSIITGGGFMIFSAILLYNQLYKKKQACKISTGQKIIKRFHLRRETIPFLWGIISSINLCPPLLLAITQSASAQMGIMRTLLYFSLFFLGTSVYFVPLPFLGFLKKNELYKNTGRLAAILIGLWFLIKGLLIIIHLLTN